A genomic segment from Montipora foliosa isolate CH-2021 chromosome 9, ASM3666993v2, whole genome shotgun sequence encodes:
- the LOC137970879 gene encoding uncharacterized protein: MALQRSEKFLNAMKDVREGGMSTRKAAQKWELKKSTLHDRLNGSVKFDRRKGPSPVLTKAEESQFADWLIELANRGFGLSKDGFLKAVKKFLDKDGRTTPFKDNKPGNKWFRSFIKRNPKVKLRKARPLEKKRASISKDAVDTWFTDFEAFLIEKGLANCPSQIWNCDETGFDLQGRAGTVMGPSTRKHAPYRVLSGSREHITMLPCFNACGQWIPPYFIFPGKRVPVTFNPLEGGVEGSIFSMTETGYMDTQTFYMWFANHFIPNLPPARPVVLLIDSHDSHLDLETFQLAHKNGICLYALLKNATHLVQPADVGLFGPMKKSWYKSVREFSQRNPNSDINKRNFCSVFKGTWEDVMSPSVLVSAFRKSGIYPLNRNQASGEVLVPSTKPSNEEDSPETGSTQTTATVQAFDALEAALSTPVRKKYRRRMEENYDLDGSPAFMAWKKLYTDSSSSSQQTKSTNSANEDSEPDLRGYMVFQTRETTSNQLNSSGEVLKEILTYPTLEPKGPPKRKNLKRTLPNFVSGPEAMQLLLDEKLKKARQLAEKQKKMRDKEAKKEEKRKRIEEEKVRKQLEREEKKKKQKANKNASNERTRKTGKVTKRSQTPRAKGKQWRQQQCTESTSSAVTNEEENICNICLQEYSLSDVENNPWVQCGSCKSWMHICCIPIGLDVGNKPFVCHQCM, encoded by the coding sequence ATGGCGTTGCAACGGTCCGAAAAATTTCTAAACGCGATGAAAGATGTGAGAGAAGGTGGAATGAGTACTCGAAAAGCCGCACAAAAGTGGGAACTAAAGAAATCAACTCTGCATGACAGGCTAAATGGGAGCGTGAAATTTGACCGCCGGAAGGGGCCTTCTCCAGTTCTAACCAAAGCTGAAGAAAGCCAATTCGCAGATTGGCTGATTGAGCTGGCAAACCGTGGTTTTGGCTTGTCCAAGGATGGTTTCCTTAAAGCAGTGAAAAAATTCCTTGACAAAGATGGAAGGACCACACCTTTTAAAGACAACAAGCCTGGAAACAAGTGGTTTCGAAGTTTCATCAAGCGCAACCCTAAAGTAAAACTTCGCAAGGCACGACCTCTAGAGAAGAAAAGGGCTAGTATATCTAAGGATGCTGTAGATACCTGGTTTACAGATTTTGAAGCATTTCTAATTGAAAAAGGTCTCGCAAATTGCCCTTCTCAAATCTGGAATTGCGACGAGACTGGGTTCGACCTACAAGGGAGGGCTGGAACAGTAATGGGACCATCTACCCGAAAGCACGCACCCTACCGCGTCCTTTCAGGAAGTAGAGAGCACATCACGATGTTACCTTGTTTCAATGCATGTGGACAGTGGATTCCGCCATACTTCATCTTCCCTGGAAAGCGCGTCCCGGTGACTTTCAACCCCTTAGAGGGAGGTGTTGAAGGAAGTATTTTTTCTATGACGGAAACCGGATACATGGATACGCAAACATTTTACATGTGGTTTGCGAATCATTTCATCCCAAACCTTCCACCAGCGAGGCCCGTCGTACTCCTCATTGACAGCCATGATTCTCATCTTGATCTTGAGACATTCCAGCTAGCGCATAAGAATGGAATTTGTTTGTATGCTCTTCTCAAAAACGCGACTCACCTCGTTCAACCTGCTGATGTTGGTCTCTTCGGACCCATGAAGAAGAGCTGGTATAAATCAGTTAGAGAATTCAGTCAGCGGAACCCAAACAGTGACATCAACAAGAGGAATTTCTGCTCAGTCTTTAAAGGGACTTGGGAGGACGTCATGAGTCCTTCTGTTCTTGTTAGTGCGTTTCGCAAGTCTGGTATATATCCGCTTAACAGAAACCAGGCCTCAGGGGAGGTGCTAGTTCCTTCTACCAAACCATCCAACGAGGAAGATTCACCTGAGACAGGTTCCACCCAAACAACCGCTACGGTTCAAGCATTTGATGCCCTGGAAGCTGCTCTGTCTACTCCGGTGAGAAAAAAATACCGTCGTAGAATGGAAGAAAATTATGACCTGGACGGGAGCCCAGCCTTCATGGCTTGGAAAAAGCTTTACACCGACTCTAGCTCGTCTAGCCAGCAAACGAAGTCAACAAACAGTGCAAACGAAGACTCCGAACCAGACCTTAGAGGTTACATGGTGTTTCAAACAAGGGAGACAACCTCCAATCAGTTAAATTCCTCGGGTGAGGTGTTAAAAGAGATCCTGACGTACCCCACCCTTGAACCAAAAGGTCCTCCGAAGagaaagaatttaaagagaacCCTCCCCAACTTTGTCAGTGGCCCTGAGGCAATGCAGCTACTACTTGATGAAAAGCTCAAAAAAGCACGTCAGTTggcagaaaaacaaaagaagatgagAGATAAGGAAGCGAAGAAGGAAGAAAAACGAAAGAGAATTGAGGAAGAGAAAGTTCGGAAGCAgttagaaagagaagaaaaaaagaaaaaacaaaaagcgaacaaaaatgCAAGCAATGAGAGAACAAGAAAGACTGggaaggtaacaaaaagaagtcAAACTCCTAGAGCTAAAGGCAAGCAATGGCGGCAGCAACAGTGCACGGAGAGTACCTCTTCTGCGGTAACCAatgaagaagagaacatttgCAACATTTGCTTACAGGAATATTCTCTCAGTGACGTGGAAAATAATCCATGGGTCCAGTGCGGTTCCTGTAAATCGTGGATGCACATCTGCTGCATTCCTATCGGGCTTGATGTTGGCAATAAACCATTTGTTTGTCATCAGTGCATGTAA
- the LOC137970261 gene encoding acid-sensing ion channel 2-like produces the protein MATIWKEFVSSTTVHGFRRIFESPSRFFRVIWLLLLLGATTGYVFFVMESIEKYFLKPVALSFTEVIPESGQLEFPAVTICNLNRFVKSKVDMFESDKNFYKLGLNLSACGMVGLVKKDMSCGQGLLCAFERFGSDVADNCNVSRRRRIIAALNNTKAAIFNAEEFLEAYGHDIDDMFLHFCRFGNGEICSPADFLPFLTENGRCFTFNSGRNHTPIRVSKRAGSFGGLSVMLDVQAHENTISEFSRGLRVIVHEQGAFVDIENGFNVLPGSHALLRISANKFIRLPSPYSSNCTKRGLPRIPRYTRNGCFHQCQANKTARMCGCRPVGVPVPLTLPVCSFQHAFCIEQSLASHNLLSCDCGVPCEKIQYATQVSYSEFPDDGVSRVLKYRFGYNKSIEYQRRNLVFLQLGFHHFGFLLQTEIPSYRLGSLMGDIGGNMGLFLGCSMLTLFEFVDLLWNLLRSKVNRIKGKSLE, from the exons ATGGCTACCATATGGAAAGAATTTGTAAGTTCTACAACTGTTCATGGATTTCGTCGAATCTTTGAGAGTCCTTCACGATTTTTTCGAGTGATATGGCTTTTGTTACTGTTAGGAGCAACGACAGGTTACGTATTTTTCGTTATGGAAAGTATAGAGAAATATTTCTTGAAACCAGTGGCGCTTTCTTTTACAGAGGTTATCCCTGAAAGTGGACAACTAGAGTTTCCTGCCGTTACCATTTGCAACTTAAATCGATTCGTGAAATCCAAAGTAGACATGTTCGAAAGCGACAAAAATTTTTACAAACTGGGCTTGAATCTGTCGGCTTGCGGGATGGTTGGGTTAGTGAAAAAGGACATGAGTTGTGGACAAGGCTTGCTTTGCGCGTTTGAGCGCTTCGGATCGGACGTCGCGGACAATTGCAACGTTAGCAGAAGGAGACGGATCATTGCTGCCTTAAATAACACCAAGGCAGCAATCTTCAACGCTGAAGAATTTCTGGAAGCTTATGGTCATGATATTGATGACATGTTTTTGCACTTCTGTCGGTTTGGGAATGGGGAAATTTGTTCCCCGGCTGATTTCCTTCCCTTCTTGACGGAAAATGGTCGTTGCTTTACGTTCAACTCTGGCCGAAATCATACTCCAATCCGTGTCTCGAAGAGAGCAGGTTCGTTTGGCGGTTTGAGCGTTATGCTGGATGTCCAAGCGCATGAAAACACTATCAGCGAGTTCTCGCGCGGATTGAGGGTGATTGTACACGAACAAGGCGCATTCGTTGACATTGAAAACGGATTCAATGTTCTCCCAGGATCACACGCATTGTTGCGTATATCTGCAAACAAG TTTATACGTCTTCCATCTCCCTACAGTTCCAACTGTACCAAACGTGGCCTTCCTAGAATACCGCGTTACACCAGAAACGGCTGCTTTCATCAGTGCCAGGCCAACAAAACTGCAAGAATGTGCGGATGTAGACCAGTTGGAGTCCCGG TGCCATTGACCCTGCCTGTATGCAGTTTTCAACACGCGTTCTGCATAGAACAGAGTTTAG CGTCGCATAATCTACTCTCTTGTGACTGTGGTGTACCTTGTGAGAAGATACAATACGCCACTCAAGTGTCTTATTCCGAATTCCCCGATGATGGAGTTAGCAGGGTCTTGAAATATCGGTTTGGTTACAATAAAAGCATTGAATATCAGAG GAGAAATTTAGTTTTCCTTCAACTTGGCTTTCACCACTTTGGATTCTTACTTCAAACAGAAATACCCAGTTACAGATTGGGTAGTTTAATGG GTgacattggtggaaatatgggaCTGTTCTTGGGCTGCAGTATGTTAACACTTTTTGAATTTGTGGACTTACTTTGGAACCTGTTACGATCCAAAGTGAACAGAATTAAAGGCAAGTCACTGGAGTAG
- the LOC137970880 gene encoding trace amine-associated receptor 8c-like: MESEDRYLWTKTEKWCLALTLGFLIIFGLCGNLLVTIVILRFKRLRRYVNSYLILNLAISDFLTTSISMPYQLATVLDQSIISHNGVLCKVGGILSYPFYISSTITLVMLAIERHIAVSDPLRYVSRVTTRTISIMIAFAWFQAVFFCILFAILGKVEFSKKSLDCGVTWEGTPLWLSLLALIMNVVLPYFLLLIMSLKVLTIARRQMKRIAFEMSGQTRPFRRRRNVFSISGPESKATAAILVVIIVFLILWIPFLITRGLMAFNDVYIPPVVNTSAVWILHLNSVVNVLIYTLRRSDYRQAFKDVMRCTSLSGPNVFELSVTNRTDKQILNLRRASAVKFKSASEMDNSAPVIPARSS, from the exons ATGGAGTCAGAAGACAGGTATTTGTGGACAAAGACAGAGAAATGGTGTTTAGCATTAACACTTGGTTTTCTAATAATTTTTGGACTTTGCGGAAATCTACTCGTTACTATCGTTATTCTTCGTTTTAAGCGACTTCGTCGGTACGTGAACAGTTATTTGATCCTGAACTTGGCAATAAGTGACTTTTTAACAACATCTATATCAATGCCATATCAACTTGCTACGGTGCTCGATCAAAGTATCATCTCTCACAATGGAGTGCTTTGCAAAGTTGGTGGAATTTTGTCTTATCCTTTCTACATTTCTTCCACCATAACACTTGTGATGTTGGCGATTGAACGACATATTGCGGTGAGCGATCCTTTGAGATACGTGAGTCGTGTTACCACACGCACGATCTCAATAATGATCGCCTTTGCCTGGTTTCAAGCTGTATTTTTCTGTATTCTCTTCGCTATATTGGGAAAAGTGGAATTTTCCAAGAAAAGCTTAGATTGTGGAGTAACTTGGGAAGGAACACCATTATGGCTAAGTTTGTTGGCTTTAATTATGAATGTCGTCCTACCATATTTCTTATTGCTCATTATGAGTTTGAAAGTTTTGACCATAGCAAGGAGACAAATGAAAAGAATTGCATTTGAAATGTCTGGACAAACTCGGCCGTTTCGCAGGAGAAGAAACGTGTTTTCAATTTCAG GCCCAGAGAGCAAAGCTACTGCAGCCATCTTGGTTGTCATCATCGTGTTTCTAATTCTTTGGATTCCGTTCCTTATCACTCGCGGATTAATGGCATTTAATGACGTTTATATTCCTCCCGTAGTAAACACATCAGCGGTGTGGATACTGCATTTAAACTCTGTGGTAAACGTTCTAATTTACACACTTCGCAGGTCAGACTATAGACAAGCGTTCAAAGACGTCATGCGCTGTACGTCTCTCTCAGGGCCTAATGTTTTTGAGTTAAGCGTAACTAACAGAACTGATAAACAAATTCTTAACCTTCGAAGGGCGTCTGCTGTGAAGTTCAAATCTGCAAGCGAAATGGACAATTCCGCTCCCGTTATCCCTGCCCGCTCGTCCTGA